One Nitrospira sp. DNA window includes the following coding sequences:
- a CDS encoding Transcriptional regulator, Fis family, which produces MQRATLNFETLLEVTNALNSQRDIESLWRVIADQIQKVIPWDRAGITLYEPSTDSFRFYAVITNMATPALAHDSVIPREGSAVGWVYDHRRLHVRGDLQKEQVFLEDRYYVQEGLGRMINLPLLVREHCLGTLNIGSVQPGEPDPDDCKFLQQVATQIAYAIDHVLAYQQIKQLSERLRRENEYLAEEVKASRNLRLVVGTSPSFTKVVDLVKAVAPTDTTVLLLGETGTGKEVLAQALHDLSARSHKPFIRVNCAALPSGLIESELFGHERGAFTGAQLRRAGRFELAHTGTLFLDEIGEMPLETQAKLLRVLQDGMVDRIGGTQPVSVDVRLIAATNADLSSAIQQGTFRADLYYRLHIFPISVPPLRERREDIHLLAQHFLAQIGTKLKRPHLTFDPQSLARLLAYNWPGNVRELQNVIERAVILSGSSQVTVDEMLLPAVKVGPHQPPEQPVNLSDLERQHIMDVLDRTKWRIYGDQGAAQLLGLNPETLRSRLRKLGIKRPSIKSPEPTSLS; this is translated from the coding sequence ATGCAACGCGCCACCCTGAATTTCGAAACGCTCCTCGAAGTCACCAATGCCCTGAACTCGCAACGGGACATCGAAAGCCTCTGGCGGGTCATCGCCGATCAAATCCAGAAGGTGATCCCCTGGGATCGCGCCGGCATCACGCTGTACGAACCCAGCACCGATTCCTTTCGATTTTATGCCGTCATCACCAACATGGCGACACCGGCCCTGGCGCACGACAGTGTCATCCCCCGCGAAGGCAGCGCGGTCGGGTGGGTTTACGACCACCGGCGCCTGCATGTGCGGGGAGATCTTCAGAAGGAGCAGGTGTTTCTGGAAGACCGCTACTATGTCCAAGAGGGCTTGGGACGGATGATCAACTTGCCCCTCCTCGTCCGGGAACATTGCCTCGGCACGTTGAACATCGGCAGCGTGCAGCCGGGCGAGCCGGATCCGGACGATTGCAAGTTCCTTCAGCAGGTCGCGACCCAAATCGCCTATGCCATCGACCACGTGCTGGCTTACCAACAGATCAAGCAGCTGAGCGAACGGCTCCGGCGGGAGAACGAGTACCTCGCGGAAGAGGTCAAGGCAAGCCGCAATTTGCGCCTGGTCGTCGGCACGTCGCCTTCCTTCACCAAGGTGGTTGATCTCGTCAAGGCCGTCGCGCCGACCGACACCACCGTCCTCCTGCTCGGTGAAACCGGGACCGGCAAGGAGGTGCTGGCCCAGGCCCTGCACGACTTGAGCGCCCGCAGCCACAAACCGTTTATCCGCGTCAACTGTGCGGCCCTGCCCTCGGGGCTCATCGAGAGCGAACTATTCGGTCATGAACGAGGCGCCTTCACCGGCGCGCAACTGCGCCGAGCCGGGCGCTTCGAACTGGCCCATACCGGCACGTTATTTCTGGATGAGATCGGCGAAATGCCGTTGGAGACCCAAGCCAAACTGCTGCGGGTTCTCCAAGACGGGATGGTGGACAGGATCGGCGGGACCCAGCCGGTTTCGGTGGACGTTCGCCTGATCGCCGCCACCAATGCCGACCTGTCCAGCGCGATTCAGCAGGGAACTTTCCGCGCAGACCTCTATTACCGCCTCCATATCTTTCCCATCTCGGTGCCCCCGCTGCGAGAACGGCGCGAGGACATCCATCTGCTCGCGCAGCATTTCCTGGCTCAGATCGGGACCAAACTCAAGCGACCGCACCTCACCTTCGATCCGCAATCACTGGCGCGGCTCCTCGCCTACAACTGGCCCGGCAACGTGCGGGAACTGCAGAATGTGATCGAACGCGCCGTGATCCTCTCCGGCTCATCCCAGGTCACGGTGGACGAGATGTTGCTTCCCGCCGTAAAGGTCGGCCCTCACCAGCCCCCGGAACAGCCGGTGAACCTAAGTGACCTGGAACGGCAACACATTATGGACGTACTCGACCGGACGAAGTGGCGCATTTACGGCGACCAGGGCGCGGCCCAGCTCCTGGGGTTGAACCCCGAAACCCTTCGCAGTCGCTTGAGAAAACTCGGCATCAAACGCCCCTCCATCAAATCACCCGAACCCACGTCCCTGTCCTAA
- a CDS encoding 1,4-alpha-glucan (glycogen) branching enzyme, GH-13-type yields MAQPDTTMTPIYSASRLTDDDVYLINEGTHFRLYDKLGAHPGHVEGQDGTHFALWAPEAEQVAVIGTFNGWNSDMHRLRPRGYSGIWEGFIPGTGQGHLYKYHIRSRHHGYRVDKSDPLSFFNEIPPKSASIVWELDYDWQDAEWLRTRRRHNGLDAPIAVYEMHVGSWKRMAMEHNRSLSYRELALPLADYLQRMGFTHVEFLPLTDHPFFGSWGYQTTGYFSPSGNYGTPQDLMYLIDTLHQQGIGVFLDWVPSHFPTDEQGLGFFDGTHLYEHANPQQGFHPDWNTFVFNYGRNEVRSFLISSALFWLDKYHIDGLRVDAVASMLYLDYSRKEGEWIPNRYGGRENLEAISFLKRLNEEVYRHYPDVQTIAEESTAWPSVSRPTYLGGLGFGLKWDMGWMHDTLAYMRQDPINRKYHHHNLTFRMLYAFHENFVLPLSHDEVVYGKGSLLEKMPGDDRQKFANLRVLFGHMYAQAAKKLLFMGGEFGQRTEWAHDRQLEWTLLDLPLHRGVQQWVADLNRLYREEPALHEGDTDPSGMEWIDCDDIDSSVISLVRKGRTTGDMIIVICNFTPVARQNYRAGVPRGGYWREILNSDASLYGGSGWGNAGGVQTTPIPLHGRLHSITLTVPALAAIFLKHSDGQANS; encoded by the coding sequence ATGGCTCAGCCCGACACGACAATGACTCCCATTTATTCGGCCAGCCGTCTGACCGACGACGATGTGTACCTGATCAATGAAGGAACTCACTTTCGACTCTACGACAAATTGGGCGCGCATCCAGGCCATGTAGAGGGACAGGACGGCACTCACTTCGCCCTGTGGGCCCCGGAGGCCGAACAGGTAGCGGTCATCGGCACCTTCAATGGTTGGAACAGCGACATGCACCGACTTAGGCCGAGAGGCTATTCAGGGATTTGGGAAGGTTTCATCCCGGGAACGGGACAAGGGCATCTGTACAAGTATCATATCCGGTCCCGCCACCATGGATACCGGGTGGACAAGAGCGACCCCCTCTCCTTCTTCAACGAAATTCCACCCAAGTCGGCCTCGATCGTGTGGGAACTCGACTATGATTGGCAGGATGCGGAATGGCTGCGCACCCGTCGCCGACACAATGGATTGGATGCGCCCATCGCCGTCTACGAAATGCATGTCGGCTCCTGGAAACGGATGGCGATGGAACACAACCGGTCCCTCAGTTATCGTGAACTCGCGCTGCCGCTGGCCGACTATCTGCAACGGATGGGGTTCACGCATGTCGAGTTCCTGCCGTTGACGGACCACCCGTTTTTTGGATCCTGGGGCTATCAAACGACCGGGTACTTTTCTCCTTCCGGCAACTACGGCACTCCGCAGGACCTCATGTACCTTATCGACACCCTGCACCAACAGGGCATCGGCGTGTTCCTGGACTGGGTCCCCTCCCATTTTCCGACCGATGAGCAGGGGCTGGGTTTCTTCGACGGCACCCACCTCTATGAGCATGCGAATCCCCAGCAGGGATTCCACCCCGACTGGAATACCTTTGTCTTCAACTATGGACGGAACGAGGTGCGCAGTTTTCTCATCAGCAGCGCCCTGTTCTGGCTGGACAAGTATCATATCGACGGCCTGCGCGTAGATGCCGTCGCCTCCATGCTGTATTTGGATTATTCACGGAAGGAAGGAGAATGGATTCCCAACCGGTACGGTGGACGGGAAAACCTCGAGGCCATCTCGTTTTTAAAGCGATTGAATGAGGAGGTCTACCGTCACTATCCGGATGTCCAGACCATTGCCGAGGAATCCACGGCCTGGCCGAGCGTCTCGCGTCCGACCTATCTGGGAGGGCTCGGATTCGGTCTCAAGTGGGATATGGGCTGGATGCACGACACGCTCGCCTACATGCGACAGGACCCGATCAACAGGAAATACCACCATCACAATCTGACTTTTCGCATGCTCTACGCCTTTCATGAAAATTTTGTGCTGCCCCTCTCGCACGATGAAGTGGTCTACGGCAAAGGCTCGTTACTGGAGAAGATGCCTGGTGACGACCGGCAAAAGTTCGCCAACCTTCGCGTGTTGTTCGGGCACATGTATGCGCAGGCCGCGAAGAAATTGCTGTTCATGGGAGGAGAATTCGGCCAACGCACCGAATGGGCCCACGACCGCCAGTTGGAATGGACTCTCTTGGACCTTCCGCTCCATCGCGGGGTCCAGCAATGGGTGGCGGATCTGAACCGCCTGTACCGGGAGGAGCCGGCCCTCCATGAAGGGGATACGGATCCTTCGGGCATGGAATGGATCGATTGTGACGATATCGATTCCAGTGTCATCAGTCTGGTCCGGAAGGGCCGCACGACGGGCGACATGATTATCGTCATCTGTAACTTCACACCGGTCGCGCGGCAGAACTATCGTGCCGGAGTTCCTCGGGGGGGGTATTGGCGAGAAATCCTGAACAGCGATGCGTCACTGTATGGAGGGTCCGGCTGGGGCAATGCCGGAGGAGTCCAGACAACGCCTATACCACTCCATGGACGCTTGCACTCGATCACCTTGACGGTACCGGCCCTTGCAGCCATCTTCTTAAAACACTCGGATGGTCAGGCCAACAGTTAA
- a CDS encoding Trehalose synthase, translated as MVTVHDTWERVFDGSAQADLEEAFPVFLRSSRWFGGKAKSIHSARISDSLRLRLGDATMVLGFIRVAYAEGGTETYAVPMTAAFGPQAERIREQYGNSIITPLSFIDEQGLHKGLLYDAMWSADCVYALLNCMGRHVEATGGTGALVSSATVHFDRLAVDPSTAPASVMKAEQSNTSVKFGERAIMKLYRRVEPGVNPELEIGRVLTARTFRHSPGLIGALEYSRENDAPITLALAQTYIANEGDAWNHTLRRLSRYFECVSGLSTGPAAGMSSSNPSVSPPPDMALWEQLSDFLHRADLLGRRTGELHRTLAQPCSDPAFAPEAGTASYLHSRSTAMGRSARRALDLLRNRFQTLSEPDRRQAELVLSFEHDILSRLGLLTTIPLSAMLIRCHGDYHLGQVLDTGTDYVIIDFEGEPAKPLAERRAKHLPIVDLAGMIRSFHYASHVALRQYRETHSIEPKVRGLETWAYQWYRSVRMAFLAGYRAVAGEAAFCPQSPDSFALLLNVHVLEKALYELTYELNNRPDWVAVPLSGILHTLDASAGSPDPKEAVSENDDYDPCSMR; from the coding sequence ATGGTCACGGTCCATGACACATGGGAGCGGGTATTCGACGGTTCGGCGCAAGCGGACCTCGAGGAGGCCTTTCCGGTCTTCCTGCGGTCGTCCCGATGGTTCGGCGGGAAAGCCAAATCGATTCACTCGGCCCGCATTTCTGATTCTCTCCGCCTCCGCCTGGGCGATGCGACGATGGTCCTTGGTTTCATTCGCGTGGCCTATGCCGAAGGCGGAACGGAAACCTATGCCGTTCCCATGACCGCAGCCTTCGGACCGCAGGCGGAGCGCATCCGTGAACAATATGGAAACAGCATCATCACTCCCTTGAGCTTCATCGATGAGCAAGGCCTCCACAAGGGATTGCTGTACGACGCGATGTGGAGCGCCGACTGTGTCTATGCTCTCCTGAACTGCATGGGCCGGCACGTAGAAGCGACTGGTGGTACTGGAGCATTAGTTTCATCGGCCACCGTCCATTTCGATCGCCTGGCGGTCGATCCTTCCACGGCTCCCGCTTCGGTCATGAAGGCGGAACAGAGCAATACGTCGGTCAAGTTCGGCGAGCGAGCCATCATGAAGCTCTACCGTCGGGTCGAGCCGGGCGTGAATCCGGAATTGGAGATCGGACGCGTGCTCACAGCCAGAACATTCAGACATTCCCCCGGCCTGATAGGCGCCTTGGAATATTCACGCGAAAACGACGCGCCGATCACCCTCGCGCTTGCGCAGACCTATATCGCAAATGAGGGCGATGCCTGGAACCACACACTCCGCCGCCTGTCCCGCTATTTCGAGTGCGTCTCAGGACTCTCGACGGGTCCCGCTGCCGGGATGTCGTCTTCGAACCCATCCGTGAGTCCACCTCCCGACATGGCCCTGTGGGAGCAGCTGTCCGACTTTCTCCACCGAGCCGACCTGTTGGGTCGACGAACCGGTGAATTGCACAGGACCTTAGCACAGCCCTGTTCTGATCCTGCCTTTGCTCCCGAAGCCGGCACCGCGTCCTATCTGCATTCCCGTTCGACCGCGATGGGCCGGTCTGCACGTCGCGCGCTGGACCTCTTGCGAAACCGGTTCCAGACCCTGTCCGAACCCGATCGACGACAGGCCGAGCTGGTCTTGTCGTTCGAGCACGATATCCTGTCACGATTGGGCCTTCTGACCACGATTCCGCTCTCGGCCATGCTGATTCGCTGCCATGGGGACTATCATCTCGGCCAGGTGCTTGATACCGGTACGGATTACGTCATCATCGATTTTGAGGGAGAACCGGCGAAGCCCCTGGCAGAACGCCGTGCCAAACACCTTCCCATCGTCGACCTTGCAGGCATGATCCGCTCGTTTCATTATGCAAGCCATGTCGCCTTGCGGCAATACCGCGAAACCCACTCCATTGAGCCCAAGGTGCGCGGGTTGGAGACATGGGCCTATCAATGGTATCGATCCGTTCGTATGGCCTTCCTCGCCGGCTATCGAGCGGTCGCGGGCGAGGCTGCCTTCTGTCCGCAATCACCAGACTCGTTTGCCCTTCTCCTGAACGTGCATGTACTCGAAAAGGCGCTCTATGAACTCACGTACGAATTGAACAATCGACCGGATTGGGTCGCGGTTCCGTTGAGCGGCATTCTGCATACGCTCGATGCATCCGCCGGCTCCCCCGATCCTAAAGAGGCGGTTTCGGAGAATGACGACTACGATCCCTGCTCCATGAGGTAA
- a CDS encoding Alpha-amylase: MKQTRTKALKGGARFETKKTGIAPERPTSLITEGRRRVAVEHVEPEIDGGRYPVKRILGDWITVEADLFADGHDVVRGMLRVRHDRDQDWREVPLQSVSNDRWRASFEATEIGRYRFTVTGWVDHFATWQRDMGKRLAAQQDVTVDILIGTGLVKEAAKRVSNESATKLNDLLDMGRSAPRQRLLELLLSRDLAEVMADCADRRLATIYDKELVVVVDRPKARFSAWYEMFPRSSAGEPTLHGTFKDCENRLPYIAEMGFDVLYLPPIHPIGETQRKGRNNNPQGDPDSVGSPWAIGAQAGGHTAIHPHLGTLKDFRQLVAAAGSYGIELAMDLAFQCSPDHPYVKEHPEWFTTRPDGTIQFAENPPKQYQDIFPLNFEGAEYEALWRELRSVVQYWIDQGIRIFRVDNPHTKPFLFWNWLITDVTSRYPETIFLSEAFTRPKVMYHLAKVGFSQSYTYFAWRNSKSELIEYFTELTGTDVREYFRPNLWTNTPDILTEHLQHGGRPAFMARLALAATLGASYGIYGPAFELYEARPQKPGSEEYLNSEKYEVRHWDISRPDSLKEFIGLVNRIRRDNPALHRNEGLRFHPIDNDQLLGYSKRSPDGDNVILVVVNLSPHHVHSGWIQLDLQALGVEADRPFQVHDLLTNAYYLWQGPRNYVHLDPHSVPVQIFSVRRKMRREQDFDYFF, from the coding sequence ATGAAACAGACACGCACAAAAGCCTTGAAAGGGGGCGCTCGGTTCGAGACGAAAAAAACGGGAATCGCTCCTGAACGCCCGACGTCTCTGATCACGGAGGGGCGCAGGAGAGTCGCCGTCGAACATGTCGAACCGGAGATCGACGGGGGGCGCTACCCCGTCAAACGGATTCTCGGAGACTGGATCACCGTCGAGGCGGATCTTTTTGCCGACGGTCACGACGTCGTTCGCGGCATGTTGCGCGTCCGGCATGATCGGGATCAGGACTGGCGTGAAGTGCCGCTCCAGTCAGTGAGCAACGATCGGTGGCGGGCCTCTTTTGAAGCGACGGAAATCGGGCGATACCGTTTCACCGTCACGGGCTGGGTCGACCATTTCGCGACCTGGCAGCGCGACATGGGCAAGCGGTTGGCGGCGCAACAGGATGTCACCGTGGATATCCTCATCGGAACAGGTCTGGTGAAGGAAGCGGCGAAGCGTGTCTCGAATGAGTCCGCAACGAAGCTGAACGACCTGCTCGACATGGGCCGCAGCGCGCCGCGGCAGCGTCTCTTGGAGCTGCTCCTCAGCCGGGACCTGGCCGAGGTGATGGCTGACTGTGCAGATCGACGGTTGGCCACGATCTACGACAAGGAACTCGTGGTGGTCGTGGATCGGCCGAAGGCTCGGTTCAGCGCCTGGTATGAAATGTTCCCCCGCTCCTCCGCCGGAGAACCCACGCTGCACGGCACCTTCAAGGATTGCGAAAACCGCCTGCCCTACATCGCAGAAATGGGATTCGACGTGCTGTACCTCCCCCCGATCCATCCCATCGGCGAGACACAGCGCAAAGGCCGGAATAACAATCCGCAAGGCGACCCCGATTCGGTCGGCAGCCCCTGGGCGATCGGCGCGCAGGCCGGGGGCCACACCGCCATCCATCCGCATCTCGGCACCCTGAAAGATTTCAGGCAATTGGTCGCGGCGGCCGGAAGTTACGGGATCGAGCTGGCGATGGACCTGGCGTTCCAATGTTCGCCCGATCACCCCTATGTGAAGGAACACCCGGAATGGTTCACGACCAGGCCGGACGGCACGATTCAGTTTGCGGAAAATCCCCCGAAGCAATATCAGGACATTTTCCCTCTGAACTTCGAGGGCGCTGAATATGAGGCCCTATGGAGGGAGCTCCGATCGGTCGTGCAGTATTGGATCGACCAGGGCATCCGCATCTTTCGAGTCGACAATCCCCACACCAAACCCTTCCTGTTCTGGAATTGGTTGATTACCGACGTGACGAGCCGGTACCCGGAAACGATCTTTCTGTCCGAAGCCTTCACCAGACCGAAGGTGATGTACCACCTCGCCAAGGTGGGCTTCAGCCAGTCCTACACCTACTTCGCCTGGCGAAACAGCAAGAGCGAATTGATCGAGTATTTTACGGAGCTCACCGGGACGGACGTGCGGGAATATTTCCGACCCAACCTGTGGACCAACACCCCCGATATCCTCACCGAGCATCTCCAACACGGAGGCCGTCCGGCATTCATGGCACGCCTCGCGCTGGCCGCCACACTCGGTGCGAGTTACGGCATTTACGGACCGGCGTTCGAACTCTATGAAGCCAGGCCGCAAAAACCCGGCAGCGAAGAGTATCTGAATTCCGAAAAGTACGAAGTACGGCATTGGGACATCAGCAGGCCGGATAGCCTGAAAGAATTCATCGGGCTGGTGAATCGCATCCGTCGCGACAATCCCGCGTTGCACCGGAACGAGGGCCTGCGATTTCACCCCATCGACAACGACCAACTCCTCGGCTACAGCAAACGATCGCCGGACGGCGACAATGTCATTCTCGTCGTCGTCAATCTGAGCCCTCACCATGTTCATTCAGGCTGGATCCAACTGGATCTCCAGGCCCTGGGGGTGGAGGCCGACCGCCCGTTCCAGGTGCACGACCTGCTGACCAACGCCTATTATCTTTGGCAAGGCCCAAGGAATTACGTCCACCTGGATCCCCATTCGGTACCTGTACAGATTTTTTCGGTGCGCCGGAAGATGAGAAGAGAGCAGGACTTCGATTACTTTTTCTAG